ATTCATGCATAATTAATTATCGACTCGAACATATATTGATATGTTAAACATGACCTCTTAGTTGATTACTTGCTGCAAATTACAGTAACGACAATCTTTTTGTTAATTACATTGTTTATAGTATGCACAAACTAAAATCATTAGCATCACGTACTAgtacttcttctttttctttcattttattcttgcttTTCATGATTCGCGTGCATGCTAGATGGTGACTTTCAACGTGAGATACTCTATTATATTAGCTGATTATAATTTATCTTGGCGTATCGTACAAAtaaaattattcaattttaatGTCAATAGTGAAAAGATGGAAAAGCTTTTGGACGAAATGGAACACAAAGGTGGGCGAATCCTACAATTTCTGCAGCAGAATATTACTCCTAGAAAATTAATCCATGAAAATGGGGAGATGCAGGAGCAATTAGGAGAATTGCCAGCAAACTCCATCTGTTATCTACACAAGCATAAGGGAAGTATAAAAGGAGATCAAGAGTATATGAACACCTTGAAATATGATGTGATTAGAATGTTGATAAGAGGATCCGAGTTTCCTCATTCATTGTGTTTGCATGTTAGCAATGGTTGCTCAGAGTTTCATGTTTATTCAAAGAAAGGCTGGGTCTCTTTTCAGCCTGATAAAGACTCCCTTATAGTCACCATTGGAGATCTATTACAGGTAATTATTAAATCTTTTTACAAATTTAATCACTTGACTAACAATGGCAGAATTTAAATAGTGACCTCAAAAAAGGCTGTTTGTGCAAATGCCCCATATGGTCCATTATGACGGCCATCATATGTTTCAGTTATAGAAAGCCCTACCAGCAGCACCAAGACGACCACTTTTCCATTTACACTCACAGCCTTTTTCTTTTAGTatcttttttccattttcaataGAAAATTTCGAACAACTACGGCCCCCACCCTAACCACATTGTCCTATCAGCATTTTAGATTAAACGAAAACACAATCATTAAAATCTTTCTTGGATTTGCAATATGAATCTTCAAGTATAAATGAATTAtgaattgttttatttttttctttttcaatttttacatATTGATTTATTTTAGACATGGAGCGGTGGACAATACAAGCATGTGATAGGAAGACCAGTTTTTCAAGGTCAAACAGAGTCTCCTCCTAAGATCACCGAAGACTCAACTAAGCATGAAAAAGAGAAGACCCTTTCAATTGGGCTACAAATCATTATTGCTATAGCATTTACGCTTATTTACCATTTCTTGATTTATATCTATAAGAAGTTTTGAAGTGTTGAAGATTTTTTACTATGTTTTTGCATATACAGGCTGTGGAAATTCCACAGTGGAATTATGGAGTCAtcagtttcattttcttttgtttttttttcccgTTAAATTGTACATGGTTTCTGGATATGTTTATTTAGTTAAATGATGATTCTAAGAATTCGATGTCTCTATcgttcttttttcccttttgccATCCAAGAGAACATTGTACAAAAGCATGAATCAGATATAAAGTGTAAGTTTCAAGTTAGCATGATCATTATGGCAGGTCCTTTACTTCTATTACTGgattaaaaaaaacaaagaattGCTAAGTGCATTATTCTAGaggggaaaaaaaggaaaaggtgcAAATACGCAAATGATTTGCCAGCCCAAACCCACCTCACCCGCAAATCTAGGGGGAAGTGCACAGATAACCATTGATCAGAGATGTCTTTATTTTTAGTCactattttaaatatatttacccgtcggacaaaaatatccatgtGCTAGACAtaagtgttgtgtaaatattaaggaaatgatgtccttaactttatgaatgttgtgtaaatatttaggacaaagtgtcatgtatttgcaccttctgctgctaaactttaggacatcatgtccttaactttatatgtgcagtgtaaatattaagcaTGGTGTCCTTATCTTCATGTGTGTaatataaatgttaaggacataatatcattaacttgtatttgcaacttatattgttaaactttaggacatcatgtctttaacttcatatgtataatgtaaatgttaaggacatggtgtccttaacttcatgtatgcaatgtaaatgttaaagacataatgtccttaacttgtatttgcacctcctgttgttaaactttaggacatcatgtccttaacttcatatgtgcagtataaatattaaggacgtggtgtccttaacttcatgtgttcattgtaaatgttaaggacatagtgtcctcagattatttgtgactagattcgaggcgtttggaggccgattcgtgaagtaaaggcattgcagaataaagaattacacggtttgaggtaagtaacagttctaaatttggtcctgagggtatgaaaccccggattatgtatTATGTGACTGGTTTTGAGATGACACACATACTAGAtaacgagcgtgtgggcgtgcaccgtaggaattgtgacttggtcaattccataaaactgtgtagttgaataatctgttgatatccgtataaTATTTtcacgtattagagaaattgatctaTACATCATGTTTAAACTATGTGTTGacattgttgggacccacaaaggtcgtgtacatattgaattatctgctaaattattgtttcatactcagtcatgatttttactcgcatattacatctcagtttctcttattcattattaatgcatcatatcattgttattggggtgcttatcatgatttctgagagcc
This DNA window, taken from Nicotiana tabacum cultivar K326 chromosome 4, ASM71507v2, whole genome shotgun sequence, encodes the following:
- the LOC107811887 gene encoding flavanone 3-dioxygenase 2; the protein is MAVSPETMPENSVIDFRAPPPSPIASGRRSCVTNDEILTEFLENSLKVPDLRLPDRVFPRQKSIRNPSKLNYESLASLNNDSISKILDSVATIGCFEVVNHGISGDLIKSVLSVGDGIFGISREGKAKLMRLSEKPYGFEEFHGEEDIETSEEFVWCRGEQNFNKEMEGVWPIGFSNFSEKMEKLLDEMEHKGGRILQFLQQNITPRKLIHENGEMQEQLGELPANSICYLHKHKGSIKGDQEYMNTLKYDVIRMLIRGSEFPHSLCLHVSNGCSEFHVYSKKGWVSFQPDKDSLIVTIGDLLQTWSGGQYKHVIGRPVFQGQTESPPKITEDSTKHEKEKTLSIGLQIIIAIAFTLIYHFLIYIYKKF